One part of the Flavobacterium johnsoniae UW101 genome encodes these proteins:
- a CDS encoding aspartate/glutamate racemase family protein gives MKKIGLIGGISWVSTTDYYKLINLGINEKLGGLNFSECLVYSFNYADIKKNNDNNDWDSTFKMLFKGCEFLKSGGAEAIVLCANTMHLIADKLQEAIGLPVIHIAAETAIEIQKQNLKKVGLLGTKFTMELDFFKDKLKQKGIEAVIPASQEDKDFVHYTIFEELGRGIVTDETKKRYLEIADELIKNGAEGIILGCTEIPLVIKEGDLSVPIFDTTLIHAKAAVEFQLS, from the coding sequence ATGAAAAAAATTGGACTTATTGGCGGTATAAGCTGGGTTTCGACTACAGATTATTATAAACTTATAAATCTTGGAATAAACGAAAAACTAGGAGGTTTAAACTTTTCTGAATGTTTAGTTTACTCTTTCAATTATGCTGATATTAAAAAGAATAACGATAACAACGATTGGGATTCTACTTTTAAGATGCTTTTTAAAGGTTGTGAATTTTTAAAATCGGGCGGGGCAGAAGCTATTGTTTTATGCGCCAATACGATGCATTTAATTGCAGATAAACTTCAGGAAGCAATTGGTCTTCCGGTCATTCATATTGCTGCCGAAACAGCGATTGAAATTCAAAAACAGAATCTTAAAAAAGTAGGTTTATTGGGAACTAAGTTTACAATGGAGCTTGATTTTTTTAAAGATAAATTAAAACAAAAAGGAATTGAAGCTGTAATTCCAGCCAGTCAGGAAGATAAAGATTTTGTTCATTATACTATTTTTGAAGAACTGGGAAGAGGAATTGTGACAGATGAAACAAAGAAACGTTATCTTGAAATTGCAGACGAATTAATTAAAAATGGAGCAGAAGGTATTATTTTAGGATGTACAGAAATTCCGTTAGTAATAAAAGAAGGCGATTTATCTGTTCCTATTTTTGATACGACTTTAATACACGCAAAAGCGGCTGTTGAATTTCAGTTGTCTTAA
- a CDS encoding DUF6048 family protein yields MKHTLKYTFSLCFLLSMFLGYSQVVIKDTVTVRDLDDQKPKTEVAAKPSVKEIKKDSISIKTDRYGLRVGVDLYKLTRGFYDKNYKGIEFTADWRLTKKYYIAAELGFEDKTTDDDRLNSTATGTYIKGGFDYNLYDNWLDMENLITIGLRGGFSSFSQDLNSYKIYNPNPYWGEQPAMSANQKYNGLSAAWLEVALGVKAKVFNNIFVGFGVQLKLLAMNNKPSGFDNLYIPGFNRTYDGSFGVGFNYTVSYFIPIYKKKTIVPEIINQAPKK; encoded by the coding sequence ATGAAACACACGTTAAAGTATACTTTTAGTCTTTGTTTTCTTTTATCAATGTTCTTGGGATATTCTCAGGTGGTAATAAAAGATACCGTAACAGTAAGAGATCTTGATGATCAAAAACCGAAAACTGAAGTTGCGGCAAAACCTTCAGTCAAAGAAATTAAAAAAGACAGTATTTCTATAAAAACTGATCGTTATGGTTTAAGAGTTGGTGTCGATCTATATAAACTAACCAGAGGCTTTTATGATAAAAATTATAAAGGAATTGAGTTTACAGCAGACTGGCGTTTAACTAAAAAGTATTACATCGCAGCCGAATTAGGTTTTGAAGATAAAACTACAGATGACGATAGATTAAATTCTACAGCTACAGGAACGTACATAAAAGGAGGTTTTGATTATAATTTATATGACAACTGGCTTGATATGGAAAACCTTATAACGATTGGTTTAAGAGGAGGTTTTAGTTCTTTCAGCCAGGATTTAAACAGTTATAAAATATACAATCCAAATCCATATTGGGGAGAACAGCCCGCAATGTCAGCAAATCAAAAATACAACGGATTATCTGCTGCCTGGTTAGAAGTTGCATTGGGAGTAAAAGCCAAAGTTTTCAATAATATCTTTGTTGGATTTGGTGTACAGCTTAAACTTTTGGCAATGAACAACAAACCTTCAGGATTTGATAATCTTTACATTCCGGGATTCAACAGAACGTATGACGGAAGTTTTGGAGTAGGATTCAATTACACTGTTTCGTATTTCATTCCTATCTACAAGAAAAAAACAATTGTACCTGAAATCATAAACCAAGCTCCAAAAAAGTAA
- the rlmD gene encoding 23S rRNA (uracil(1939)-C(5))-methyltransferase RlmD, whose amino-acid sequence MGRKNTDKVVFHQIQVLDAGAKGVSVAKAPDGKVIFIPNVVPGDVVDVQTFKKRKAYYEGKAVKFHELSEHRVDPICEHFGVCGGCKWQNMKYSQQLYYKQNEVKNHLQRIGKVELPEFETILGSEKQFFYRNKMEFSFSNSRWLTEKEIGSTEDLGNRNALGFHIPKMWDKILDIEKCHLQEDPSNAIRNEIRAFANEHNLAFFNPREHSGLLRTLMIRTASTGEIMVLIQFFEDDKANRELVLDHLYEKFPQITSLQYVVNAKQNDTIYDQDIKLYKGRNYILEEMEGLKFSINAKSFYQTNSDQAYELYKITRDYAGLTGEETVYDLYTGTGTIAQFVSKKAKKVIGVESVPEAILDAKANAERNNITNCEFFVGDMKVVFNEAFIAQHGKPDVIITDPPRDGMHAAVIDQILKIAPKKVVYVSCNSATQARDLALMDEKYKVTRVRPVDMFPQTHHVENVVLLELR is encoded by the coding sequence ATGGGAAGAAAAAATACAGACAAAGTTGTCTTTCATCAAATTCAGGTTCTTGATGCCGGAGCCAAGGGAGTATCAGTAGCAAAAGCTCCTGACGGAAAAGTTATCTTTATTCCAAATGTCGTTCCTGGAGATGTTGTTGATGTACAAACATTCAAAAAAAGAAAAGCATATTACGAAGGAAAAGCCGTAAAATTTCACGAATTATCAGAACATCGTGTAGATCCTATCTGCGAACATTTTGGTGTTTGCGGCGGATGCAAATGGCAGAATATGAAATACAGCCAGCAGCTGTATTACAAACAAAACGAAGTAAAAAATCATTTACAGCGTATTGGAAAAGTTGAATTGCCGGAATTTGAAACTATTTTGGGTTCGGAAAAACAGTTTTTTTACAGAAATAAAATGGAATTTTCGTTTTCTAACAGCCGTTGGTTAACCGAAAAAGAAATAGGAAGCACTGAAGATTTAGGAAACAGAAATGCATTAGGATTTCATATTCCAAAAATGTGGGATAAGATTCTGGACATCGAAAAATGTCATTTACAGGAAGATCCGTCAAATGCTATTAGAAACGAAATTAGAGCTTTTGCCAACGAGCATAATTTAGCTTTTTTTAATCCAAGAGAACATTCCGGACTTTTAAGAACTTTAATGATACGTACGGCTTCAACCGGAGAAATCATGGTTTTGATCCAGTTTTTTGAAGATGATAAAGCAAACCGCGAATTGGTTTTAGATCATTTATACGAGAAATTTCCGCAGATTACTTCATTACAATATGTGGTAAATGCCAAACAAAACGATACTATTTACGATCAGGATATAAAACTTTACAAAGGAAGAAATTATATCTTAGAAGAAATGGAAGGCTTAAAATTCAGCATTAATGCTAAATCTTTTTACCAAACCAACTCTGATCAGGCTTACGAATTATACAAAATTACACGTGATTATGCAGGACTAACAGGAGAAGAAACTGTTTATGACTTGTATACAGGAACAGGAACTATTGCACAGTTCGTTTCTAAAAAAGCAAAAAAAGTAATTGGTGTAGAAAGTGTTCCTGAGGCAATTTTAGACGCTAAAGCAAATGCAGAACGCAATAATATTACCAATTGTGAGTTTTTTGTTGGAGACATGAAAGTCGTATTCAACGAAGCTTTTATTGCACAGCACGGAAAACCAGATGTTATTATTACAGATCCTCCAAGAGACGGAATGCACGCTGCGGTTATCGATCAGATTTTAAAAATTGCGCCTAAAAAAGTAGTTTATGTAAGCTGTAATTCTGCAACACAAGCACGTGATTTAGCTTTAATGGACGAAAAATACAAAGTAACACGTGTACGTCCGGTTGATATGTTCCCTCAAACGCATCATGTTGAAAATGTTGTACTTTTAGAACTTCGATAA
- a CDS encoding DUF6452 family protein has protein sequence MKKIISLLLLFTFGLSSCEKDDICDANTPTTPRLVITFYDNAAPTSLKTVTNLKVVGEGKEDTDAIIFNETGTSVTKYLTNANTISIPLKTDAKTTTYKFIYNATSATPNIDVLTFNYETQSVYVSRACGFKTTFTLNPRDNTANSGLIRTDPAGDGLWMLNINVVNSNIELENETHVKVYF, from the coding sequence ATGAAAAAAATAATCTCTCTTTTATTACTTTTTACTTTTGGCTTGTCCAGCTGTGAGAAAGATGATATTTGCGACGCAAATACGCCTACAACTCCCAGACTTGTAATTACATTTTATGATAACGCAGCTCCAACAAGTCTTAAAACGGTTACCAATTTAAAAGTAGTCGGCGAAGGTAAAGAGGATACTGATGCAATTATTTTTAACGAAACCGGAACTTCGGTAACTAAGTATTTAACAAATGCAAATACTATTTCTATTCCGTTAAAAACAGATGCAAAAACAACAACATACAAGTTTATTTATAATGCAACAAGCGCAACTCCAAATATCGATGTTTTGACGTTTAATTATGAAACTCAAAGTGTTTATGTTTCGAGAGCCTGCGGTTTTAAAACCACTTTTACACTAAATCCTCGTGATAATACAGCCAATTCAGGATTGATAAGAACAGATCCCGCTGGTGACGGACTTTGGATGCTGAATATAAATGTAGTTAATTCTAATATCGAACTTGAAAATGAAACACACGTTAAAGTATACTTTTAG